In Xenorhabdus griffiniae, the genomic window AACCCGTTTACAAGAATATTTGCAAGGGCGTCATCTGCCGTTGCCTACATATCTGGTTGTTCAGGTTCGTGGGGAAGCCCATGATCAGGAATTTACAATTCACTGTCAGGTCAGTGGATTTGAACAACCGGTCAGAGGAGTCGGTTCCAGTCGCCGCAAGGCAGAGCAGGCGGCTGCGGAACAAGCATTAAAACAACTGGAGCTTGAATGAGCGAAGAAAAAAACTATTGCGGATTCGTTGCAATAGTCGGTCGGCCTAATGTTGGTAAATCAACGTTATTGAATCAGTTATTGGGCCAAAAAGTATCTATTACCTCCCGTAAACCTCAAACGACGCGGCATCGCATCATGGGGATCCATACGGAAGGGGCTTACCAAACTATCTATGTTGATACACCGGGTCTGCATATTGAAGAAAAGCGGGCGATAAACCGCCTGATGAACCGTGCGGCGAGCAGCTCTATTGGTGATGTCGAACTGGTTATTTTTGTTGTGGAAGGTACGCACTGGACACCCGATGATGAAATGGTGGTGAATAAGTTACGTCATTTGCGTTGTCCTGTCTTACTGGCTATCAATAAAGTGGACAATGTAACGGATAAAACCCTTCTTCTGCCACATATCGGTTTTCTTAGCCAACAGATGAATTTTCTCGATGTTGTGCCGATTAGCGCCGAAAAAGGCATGAATGTTGATACTATTGCCAACATAGTACGTGATCATATGCCACAGGCGGATCATCACTTCCCAGAGGATTACATTACTGATCGCTCACAGCGTTTTATGGCGTCAGAAATCATCCGTGAAAAACTGATGCGTTTTTTGGGTGATGAACTCCCCTATTCTGTGACAGTGGAAATTGAGCAATTTGTTACCAATGAGCGTGGAGGCTATACCATCCACGGTTTGATTCTGGTAGAGCGTGATGGTCAGAAGAAAATGGTGATTGGTAATAAAGGCAGCAAAATCAAGAAGATTGGCATAGAAGCCCGTCAGGATATGGAAAAGCTGTTTGATATGAAAGTCCACCTGGAATTGTGGGTAAAAGTGAAATCCGGTTGGGCTGATGACGAACGAGCGCTGCGTAGCCTCGGTTACGTTGACGACTTATAAGGCTGATTTGTGGACGGCTGGCAGAGAGCCTTTGTGCTTCACGGGCGCCCTTACAGTGAAACCAGTTTATTGCTGGATTTTTTTACTGAACATGAAGGGCGGGTACGTGTTTTAGCGAAAGGGGCACGCAGCCGTCGCTCCAATCTAAAAGGTTGTTTGCAACCTTTCACCCCGCTGCTTATTCGTTGGAGTGGTCGGGGTGAAATCAAGACATTAAGAGACGCAGAGCCTATCTCATTGGCTCTTCCCTTAACGGGAAGTGTGCTCTACAGCGGTTTATATGTGAATGAACTCTTGTCCAGACTTCTTGAGCAAGGAACGGCATATCCCGCGCTTTTTTTTGACTACCTCCAATGTTTACAAGCGCTTGCAGCGAGTGAATACACACCAGAATGTGCATTGCGTCGTTTTGAATTAGCGTTACTAACCAATATGGGATACGGAGTAGATTATCTTCACTGTGCAGGAAGTGGTGAACCTATATCGGATACCATGACTTACCGTTATCGTGAAGAAAAAGGGTTTATTGCCAGTTTGGTTGTGGATCACTACAGTTTTACAGGTTATGAACTCAAGGCACTGGCAAATAGCGAATTTCCCGATCAGGTGACCTTGAAAGCGGCGAAGCGTTTCACTCGCATTGCTTTGAAACCTTATCTGGGGGGAAAACCGTTAAAGAGCCGTGAGCTATTTCGTCAATTCGTACGTAAAAAAACTGATAACCCCAACAAGAAAAATGAAAACTAAAGTAAGCCACCTTTTCATGATGAAGAGTGTAGACTTTACTGAATCTTATGTTATTGCAGGAGCTAAAAATGGCTGAGGTATTGTTAGGTATCAACATTGATCACATTGCAACCTTGCGTAATGCCCGTGGGACACAGTATCCCGATCCCGTTCAGGCAGCATTTGTTGCAGAGCAAGCGGGAGCAGATGGTATAACGGTTCACCTACGTGAAGATCGCCGCCATATTACTGACAGAGATGTTCAATTATTAAAAAACACAATCCAAACCCGCATGAACCTTGAAATGGCGGTAACAGATGAGATGGTGGGGATTGCTTGCCAAATCAAACCTGCTTTCTGTTGCTTAGTGCCTGAAAAGCGTCAAGAGGTCACAACTGAAGGTGGACTGGATGTGTTTGGACAAAAAGAGCACATTGCTGCGGCTATTAAGACTTTATCAGAAGCGGGGATTTTAGTGTCTTTGTTCATTGATGCGGATCACCAACAAATTGATGCTGCTGTCGAAGTTGGGGCGCCATTTATTGAAATTCACACGGGTGCGTATGCAGATGCAGAGAATGAGAGACAGCAGGAAAAAGAGTTTCAGCGTATCAAAGAAGCCGCAACCTATGCAGCCGCGAAAGGGCTTAAAGTCAATGCAGGCCACGGTTTGACCTATCACAATGTGCAGCGCATTGCAGCCTTACCTGAAATTTATGAATTGAATATAGGACATGCCATTATTGGCCGTGCTGTATTCAGTGGCTTATCTGCGGCTGTTGCGGATATGAAAACTTTATTGCGGGAAGCACGCCGTTAATGGCTATTCTTGGATTAGGCACTGATATTGTTGAAATATCCCGCATTGAAGAAATTGTCGGGCGTTCGGGAGAACGTCTGGCAAGGCGAGTTCTGAGTGATAGGGAATGGCAGCAATATCAACAGCATAACCAGCCTGTCCGCTTCCTTGCAAAACGGTTTGCGGTCAAGGAAGCGGCAGCTAAAGCTTTTGGAACTGGTATCCGTAATGGACTGGCCTTTAATCAATTTGAAGTGATTAATGATCCACTGGGAAAACCCACATTGAAACTTCATGGAGAGGCCGAAGTGCTGGCTAACAAATTAAGGGTAAAATCCATGCATGTCACACTAGCAGATGAACGGCGTTATGCCTGTGCGACGGTGATATTGGAAAATTAAATTCAGATCTTATCAGCATGATGCAGGAGTACAAATTTATCCCATAACTGCTCTTCAGTTTCCTGATGATTAGGATCAAGAATAATGGTGTTCGTAATTGGGCAGACAGATTGGCAAGTTGGCTTTTCGTAATGCCCGATACACTCGGTACAGCGTTCAGGCTCAATTTCGTAGATCTCTGCACCCATTGTGATGGCCTGATTAGGGCATTCGGGTTCACACATATCGCAATTAATGCAGCGTTTGGTAATTAATAGTGCCATTTCAACCTCTTAAATCAATTAAGTCTTTTAAGTTGCAGACTTAATTCTTCCTGATTTGTTGCTCCAGACATCCTTTGTTATTTCATACAATATATTTACAAAAACATGGTTACAGATAAATGCATTGTGCAAAGAAAAGCTATCTGGAGGCATATATTAACACATCAGAAAGCAGTCTAATACTTTTATCATGGTATATACTTAAATATATTTTCAATACCTTAGAGTAAAAACATGCTTGAATACATCGTAAAACATGGCAATGATATTGTGAAAGTCTTGGGATCTATCGGGACTTTTATTGGTATTATTTTGTCCGTATTAAAGAAGATTTATGCCGATGTGTGTGTGTTTAGAGAGAGAAAGGCCATAAAGTATATCAAATATCTTAACGAATATAACGTTTATTTAGATGGTTTGAGTAAAGAATATATTAAACATCAAATTGCATCTGAAATAATGTTTGATGTTACAAAGATAAAATCTGATAAATTTAGAAATATATTTATTAAGTTGAAACAAAATGGGTTGAGTCCTGAATATATAGATATTCTTAAGAGGTTGAAAACATATATTGTCGTAAACTCTGGTGTGGTGCAAATTAATGTCAGTTTTTACTATTACTTTACTTATTGTTTTGAGAAAATATTTTCAACTTATTTTTTCACTTTAGCATTTGTTGTGTTAGTTGTGTTTTTATTCAAAGTTGATGCCTTGAGTAATACTATCGGGAGTGTTTTAGATTTCTTTTTCGTCATGTTAAGTATGATTTTACTGATGGTGATTGGTATCTATTTATTGATGTTAAGCCCGTCAAAATATCAAATCCGAAAATTAAATAAGGAATTAATTAAATATAAAATCGATGATGTTTCTTTATAGACGGTATTGGTTGAATTGTTATTATAAATAGCGATTCAAAATGATAGGAGTATTCCTTACCCCGCGCGGAGCGCGGGGTAAGGAACTCCAACATATGATACTCTCAGTATTATGAAAACCTATTTATCTATACGCATTAAACTTCAAGTTGCAATTTACATCATTCTATGAAACCTGATTTCTCCTCCACTTCGCGGGGAGAAATCACATGCATCTTGAAGTGAGATTGATATAAACTTAAAGTCTGTTAGATAGTGAAATTAATTTTGTGTGTCTTCTGGAGCGACCCCAATGAAATCAAGCTGCTTAACGGAAGTTATATTACCCAATAATTATCACACGAGCGATTTTTTAGCCTTTCATCAGCGGGATGAAATGGGCGTTTCTGAAATAGTACAACATAATCAAATTAAAAAAGGGATTATTTGGTATGAAAATCCAGCTCTTTTAACCATCACAATAGAAAAGAATAGAGCGAAAATACAACTTGATATTGATGGTGATAAAGACTGTTCTTCACAACATGAAGCATTATCGACGTTAGCCTCTCATATGCTTGGTTTAAAACAACCTGTTGATATCTTTGAATCTATCTATCAAGATCATCCCGTTATTGGCGAATTGGTTAACAGACAAACAGGCTTACGCATTTATCAGTCCGCGGCACCTTTTGAAGCACTAAGTTGGGCGATTATTGGGCAACAAATTAGGGCGTGTTGACGTTTCGTGGAGGGAAGTTTGAACAGCATGATGATCTGGTATCATTGTCTTCGCGAAAAAACCATTACCCCAGCTCATCATGCCAAGAACAATGTTATCAAAATCTTTATGGAATACGCTAGCTGTATTAATGCAACAACATGGATGTATTTACCACAAAGACGCGCATTACCTGACTTTCGAAGGGATCCTTTATCGAATGAGAACGGGATGTCCGTGGCGGGATTTACCCGATGAATTTGGCAAATGGAATACGCTTTTTAAGCGCTTTAACGCCTGGTCAAAGAAAGGTGTTTTTGAATTATTATTCAAATTGTTATCTGAAAATACAGACACCGAATGGTTATTCATTGATGGGAGTATTATCCGCGCTCATCAACATAGCTCAGGGGCAGCTTCAACAGAAGATGAAGCCATCGGTAAAAGTCGAGGTGGACGTTCGACTAAAATTCATTTGGCCGTAGACAGTTATGGTTTGCCTGTCCATTTTGAGCTGTCAGGGGGTCAAACGCACGACATTGTACATGCAGAAAGTTTGGTCACCCATTCACCCGCATCCGATTTTGTGATCGCGGATAAAGGTTACGATAGCGGTACTTTCAGAGATTTCGTTGAAAAACAAGGTTCAAAAACGGTCATTCCCTATCGAAAAAATAGCCGAAAACCCGATAAAAGTATTGATGAAGTTTTATACTGTTATCGGCATTTGGTCGAAAATGCGTTTGCCAGAATAAAACATTTTCGAGCTATTGCGACAAGATACGATAAATTGGCGCGAAATTACGCCAGTATGTTGGCACTGGCGTTTGTCATTATATGGTTACCGATGTGGGTTGAGTAAATGGTGAACTCAAAACGTCAACAGCCCCTAGTTTAAGCGCAGCAATTTCCATCAGGCGGCGTTTTATTCAGGCGGTGGGGCGTCAACACTCTTCTGGGTTACTGTGTTTCCCGAATTATAAGCAAGTGATGCAATATTCGCCGTATGATCTCCGTCAGTGTGGTTTTTCTGTGGGTAAAGCCAATGCCTTATTGCATGTTTGTCAACTGATTAACTCAGGGGATTTGGAACTCAATATTCCAGAAAGAGAAAATGCAATAAAACAACTGACAGAGAGTTTGCTTGCTATCAAAGGCATCGGCATGTGGACAGTGAATTATGCTTTGCTACGGGGATTCAATTATCTGGATGGCTCACTACATGGTGATGTAGCTGTCAGACGTAATCTCCAATATTTGCTCAATCAGGAAGACAAAGTGAGTGCGGAACAGGCGGAAAAATGGTTGGCAGATTTTTCTCCCTGGAAAGCGTTGGTGGGCGCTCATTTATGGCAACAGCAATCCAGTAGTGGATATTAATACCGTTCTAACTTCTTTGACTGGCAAGATAAAATTGAATCAAGGTTTCAGACGGTATCCGGTAGAAAAATGGTGAGTGAAAGGACAGTGCGGATGAAATTGTTCCTTGATGCTTTTCTTGATGAGATTGAACTAGCAGATTGAGGTATTGGGTATAATAGGCGGAATTTTTATAAGCAAGAGAATGGGCAGTGACCGAAAATTTTAATGATGAATATTGGATGCGTCGGGCAATAGATTTAGCCATGCAAGCACAGACTAAGGGAGAAATCCCTGTTGGTGCTGTATTGGTAGCTGATAATAAGGTGATTGCTGAGGGATTTAACCACCCAATTACTGACCATGATCCTACCGCTCATGCAGAAATTATTGCGTTACGGCGGGGCGGGAAGCAATTGCAGAATTATCGTCTGTTAAATACGACACTGTATGTCACTTTAGAGCCTTGTGTCATGTGCGCAGGTGCGATGGTACACAGCAGGATACAACGATTAGTTTATGGTGCCAGCGATATGAAAACGGGAGCGGCAGGATCGTTGATTGATATCTTGCGCCATCCAGGTATGAACCACCAAATTGAAATTACCGGCGGTGTGCTGGCGGAAGAGTGCTCCACTATGTTGAGTGCTTTTTTTAAACAACGCAGGGAGCAGCATAAGGCATTGAAAAAATTGAAAGCTCAGCAACAGGAAATGCCCTAATCAATTAGGGCTTAATGGTTGTTTCAGATTGCGTCGGTGTTTTATTCTCTGCCGCTTTTTCGTGAGATTCAGCGTTATTGCCTGTTATTTTGTCATTTTCAGCTTGGGGAGGAGTGATAGTCGTATCCGTTGCCACTTCACTCCCTTCCACTTTCTCGCGGTTGGCTTTTGCTCTAAGGTATCCCTCCAGGCTCAAATAGTAACGCCGAATATTTTCAACGTAGCGATAAGCTTCATAGCCACGGGCATAACCATATGTTGTATTGGCGTAATATTTTTTCTTGCTGAGCAGGGGAAGACGCGTTTTAACATCCAGCCAACTGTCTGGATTACCTTTTTGCGCAGCGGTTAACTTACGGGCATCAAGAAGGTGGCCATACCCCATGTTGTAAGCAGCAAGGGCAAACCAAATGCGCTCATCTTCAGGAATGGTTTTTGGCAAACGCTCCATCAGGTAGTTCAGATAAGCCATTCCTCCTTTTACACTCTCTTCTGGATCCAGTCGATCATGAATTCCAGCCCATTCTGCTGTTGGGCGGGTGAGCATCATTAATCCACGAACACCAGTCGGTGAAGTGGCTTGTGGGTCCCAATGTGATTCTTGCCATGCAATGGCAGCCACCAATTGCCAATCAAGCGATCCCGCGTATTGTTGAAAAATTGGCTGATAGGTTGGTAAGAGCTTATTGATGGCACGAATAAATGAAATAGTGTCGAAATAATCGAATGAACCGACATGACTGAAATATTTTTCTTGTAGCCGCGACATAATGCCGTTTTCAGTCAACATACTGAAGAAATCGAGCATAGCGGAGTAGAGGCTATAATCGCCATTGCGTTTTAAATACCAGGTTAAAGGACTTTCTTCACTGACATCAAAAGCAACTGCCAGATTGGGATGAATACGCTGCTGCAAGGCTAAACTAAGGGAGTCACTGATGGTATAGTCGATTTTTCCCTCGGAAAGTTGTTCGAGCAATTGTTGTGTATTTTCGCGCGGTGTTTCTTCCCAACTTAATTCAGGATAAGACTTTTCTTTCCACTTTCTCAGCTCGCTTACATGGGCTGAGCCTGCCGTGACGATGAGTTTACCTTTTAGATCGCCAAACGAACGTGGCCGTGCCTCCCCCTTGCGATAAACCAGTTGTTGTATGACAGAAGCGTAGGCAGGGCCAGTGCGTGTTTGGTCCAGCCTATCTTTATTGTAGATAAGACCGGCAGCCAGGAAATCGGCTTTATCGTTTTCCAAATCGTCAAACAGTTGCTTAATGTTGGGACGAAACTTAATCACAAGTTTAACCCCCAGATAATCGGCAAACCGCTTGACTAACTCATAGTCGAATCCTGTCGGTTCGTTTTTACTGTTAAGAGAGAGTAGAGGAGAGCTAATAGTGCTAACCCGCAGCTCTCCTCGTGCCAGAATTTTGTTTATCTGCTCCTGCTGTTTATTCGGCCAATTGATATTAAGGCCGATGATAGCAGCAGAAAGGAGCGTGATAATTACGATAACAAAGTAATTTATTTTTATGTTATTCAAATAGTTATCTCTTTTCAGAACGATTTGAAACCGTATGAAGTACAAGATAATAGCATGGTTAAATTTCCAGTAATTGAGAATTTTGCGTAACAAAAGGGAGATGTGCAACCCTATTGAACCCATTTTGGTATTTTATTGAGTGTATTGCTGGGTGGATAAATCACCACGCAAACGGTTTCGTCAGAGGAAACATTCCTCTATAATGCTTGCAGTTTCCCCTGAGGCATCAGTCAGGCTTTGCGTCTAAGATGAGAGAACCTATTATTATGGAAATTCTGCGTGGCTCACCCGCTTTATCGGCATTTCGTATCACTAAGCTCCTTTCCCAGTGTCAAGATCAACATCTCCCTGTTACCGACATTTATGCAGAATATGTGCATTTTGCCGAAGTTAATACCCCAATCACAGAAGATGAGCGAGAGAAATTAAATAAGCTATTAAAATATGGCCCCTCTTTGGCTGAATTGGAGCCTAAAGGACAACTTATATTAGTCACTCCGCGTCCTGGCACGATATCCCCTTGGTCATCAAAAGCGACAGACATTGCCCACAATTGTGGACTGAAGCAGATTGTCCGTTTAGAAAGGGGAATTGCCTATTATATTCAGAGTATTGGCATGGATGACGGGCAGTGGCAAACATTGTCGGCATTATTGCATGATCGCATGATGGAAAGTGTGTTCACTCAGTTTGAACAAGCTGAAGTCCTGTTTTCTCACCAACAACCTGCACCGTTAAAACAGATTGATATCTTGCAATTGGGGCGGGCAGCATTGGAGTCGGCAAATATTGAATTAGGGCTGGCTCTGGCTACCGATGAAATTGATTATCTAATGAGCGCTTTTCAGGCGTTGGGGCGCAATCCAACAGATGTTGAGCTGTATATGTTTGCTCAGGCAAATTCTGAGCATTGTCGCCACAAAATTTTCAACGCTGATTGGGTTATTAATGGTCAGGCTCAACCCAAGTCTTTGTTCAAAATGATCAAAAACACGTTTGAACAAACGCCGGATTACGTGCTTTCTGCTTATAAAGATAACGCAGCGGTTATGGAAGGCTCTAATGTTGGCCGCTTTTTCCCTGACTCCACCGGTGCTTATGACTACCATCAAGAGCCAGCCCATATCTTAATGAAAGTAGAAACTCATAACCATCCAACCGCGATTTCGCCTTGGCCTGGCGCAGCAACGGGCTCAGGTGGTGAAATTCGTGATGAAGGTGCAACCGGACGAGGAGCCAAACCGAAAGCTGGGCTGGTCGGTTTTTCAGTTTCAAACTTGAGAATTCCTGGGTTTGAACAACCGTGGGAAGCGGATTTTGGTAAACCTGATCGGATTGTCAGTGCATTAGACATCATGCTGGAAGGTCCATTAGGCGGTGCAGCGTTTAATAATGAATTTGGGCGGCCAGCATTGGCTGGGTATTTCAGAACCTATGAAGAAAAAGTCTGTTCCCATAATGGTACAGAATTGCGTGGTTATCATAAGCCCATCATGTTGGCAGGCGGGATCGGCAATATCCGTGAAGAACATATCCAAAAAGGGGAAATTTCGGTCGGCGCAAAACTGATTGTGTTGGGTGGGCCAAGTATGAATATCGGCTTAGGGGGCGGTGCGGCATCTTCAATGACATCAGGTCAGTCTGATGCTGATTTGGATTTTGCCTCTGTGCAGCGTGACAATGCTGAAATGGAGCGTCGTTGCCAGGAAGTTATCGACAGTTGCTGGCAATTGGGGGATAAGAATCCGATTTTATTTATCCATGACGTTGGGGCTGGTGGTTTGTCAAATGCCATGCCTGAATTGGTCAGTGATGGTGGTCGAGGCGGGCGTTTTGAGTTACGCAATATCCTTAACGATGAACCTGGTATGAGCCCATTGCAGTTATGGTGCAATGAATCCCAGGAGCGTTATGTTTTAGCGGTAGCACCAGAGCAGTTAGCTCTGTTTGAAGCAATATGCCGTCGTGAACGTGCGCCTTACGCTGTGATTGGGGAAGCCACGGAAGAGCGACATTTACTGTTGAATGACAACCATTTTAATAATCAGCCAATCGATATGCCGCTGGATGTCTTGCTCGGTAAGACACCAAAGATGGTGAAAAATGTGCAGGTCTTGCAAGCGCAAGGGCAAGGTTTGGATCGCAAGGGTATTGATCTCGCAGAAGCGGTAAAACGCGTCTTGCATTTGCCCGCTGTAGCGGAAAAAACATTCCTGATTACGATTGGGGATCGCTCCATCACCGGTATGGTTGCCCGTGACCAAATGGTTGGCCCTTGGCAAATTCCAGTCGCAGATTGTGCTGTTACTACCGCCAGTTTGGACAGCTATTATGGCGAAGCCATGTCAATAGGCGAGCGAGCGCCGATTGCATTGTTGGACTTTGCGGCATCGGCGCGTATGGCGGTGGGTGAAGCTCTGACCAATATTGCTTCCGCCTATGTCCAGGATCTGAAACGCGTGAAGTTATCAGCTAACTGGATGTCGGCATCAGGCCATGCTGGTGAAGATGCGGGTTTATATGCCGCCGTCAAAGCGGTGGGTGAGGAGCTGTGTCCCGCTTTAGGATTGACTATTCCCGTTGGCAAGGATTCGATGTCAATGAAAACCCGCTGGCGTCAAAATGGGGAAGAGCGTGAAATGACTTCACCACTTTCATTGGTTATCAGTGCCTTCGGACGAGTAGAAGATGTGCGCCGTACCGTGACGCCAGAGTTATCTACTGAAGATGACAATGCGTTGTTGCTGATCGATCTGGGTAAAGGACAAAATGCGCTGGGTGGAACAGCATTGGCGCAGGTTTATCGCCAACTGGGGGATAAAACCGCAGATGTTCGCAATGTCGAGCAATTAGCGGGCTTCTTTAATGCGATCCAGCATTTGATTTCAGAACAAAAATTGTTGGCTTACCATGATCGTTCGGATGGTGGGCTATTAGTGACATTAGCGGAAATGGCTTTTGCTGGTCATTGCGGCTTGCATACCGATATCAGTGCATTTGATGAAGATATCTTGGCCGCATTATTTAATGAAGAGCTGGGTGCGGTGATCCAAATTCGTGAGACTGACAGGGTGCAAATTGAAAACCTGTTGGCAGATTATGGATTAAATGAATGTGTGCACTATTTAGGTAAAGCCCAGGCGGGCGATGATTTTGTGATTTCCAGTGGCAATATGGAAGTTTATCGTCAGAAGCGCAGCACATTGCGCTTATGGTGGGCAGAAACAACGTGGCAAATGCAGCGTCTGCGTGATAACCCAGAGTGCGCAGATCAAGAACATCAGGCAAAACAGGATGTGGCTGATCCGGGCTTGAATGTAGAATTAACCTTCAACCCTGCGGAAGATATTGCTGCTTGTTATATTGCAAAACAAGTGCGTCCGCGCGTTGCTGTATTGCGTGAGCAGGGCGTTAATTCCCATGTTGAGATGGCGGCGGCATTCCACCGAGCGGGCTTTGAGGCGGTGGATGTTCATATGAGTGACTTATTGGCGGGGCGGATCACATTAGATCAATTCCAAACATTGGTTGCCTGCGGTGGCTTCTCATATGGGGATGTGCTTGGTGCAGGTGAAGGCTGGGCGAAATCCATTCTGTTTAATCCACGGGTACGTGATGATTTTGCGAGTTTCTTCGCAAGGCCGGATACCTTAGCACTTGGTGTATGTAACGGGTGTCAGATGATGTCCAATTTGCATGAATTGATCCCTGGCACGGAACACTGGCCGCGCTTTGTCCGTAACCGTTCAGAACGCTATGAAGCCCGCTTTAGCTTAGTGGAAGTGGCAAACAGCCCTTCATTGTTCCTGAAAGATATGGCCGGTTCGCGCTTGCCGATCGCAGTGGCTCATGGTGAAGGGCAGGTGGAATTCAGAAACGACCTGAGTTTGATGGAACTTGAAAAGTATCAGCAAGTCGCATTGCGTTTTGTGGATAACTACGGTTCAGTGACAGAAAACTATCCGGCAAACCCGAATGGTTCTGTGAACGGCATTACTTCTGTGACCAACCTTGACGGCAGAGTCACCGTGATGATGCCTCATCCTGAGAGGGTATACCGCACAGTTAGCAACTCCTGGCATCCTAAGGAGTGGGGAGAAGATAG contains:
- the purL gene encoding phosphoribosylformylglycinamidine synthase, which gives rise to MEILRGSPALSAFRITKLLSQCQDQHLPVTDIYAEYVHFAEVNTPITEDEREKLNKLLKYGPSLAELEPKGQLILVTPRPGTISPWSSKATDIAHNCGLKQIVRLERGIAYYIQSIGMDDGQWQTLSALLHDRMMESVFTQFEQAEVLFSHQQPAPLKQIDILQLGRAALESANIELGLALATDEIDYLMSAFQALGRNPTDVELYMFAQANSEHCRHKIFNADWVINGQAQPKSLFKMIKNTFEQTPDYVLSAYKDNAAVMEGSNVGRFFPDSTGAYDYHQEPAHILMKVETHNHPTAISPWPGAATGSGGEIRDEGATGRGAKPKAGLVGFSVSNLRIPGFEQPWEADFGKPDRIVSALDIMLEGPLGGAAFNNEFGRPALAGYFRTYEEKVCSHNGTELRGYHKPIMLAGGIGNIREEHIQKGEISVGAKLIVLGGPSMNIGLGGGAASSMTSGQSDADLDFASVQRDNAEMERRCQEVIDSCWQLGDKNPILFIHDVGAGGLSNAMPELVSDGGRGGRFELRNILNDEPGMSPLQLWCNESQERYVLAVAPEQLALFEAICRRERAPYAVIGEATEERHLLLNDNHFNNQPIDMPLDVLLGKTPKMVKNVQVLQAQGQGLDRKGIDLAEAVKRVLHLPAVAEKTFLITIGDRSITGMVARDQMVGPWQIPVADCAVTTASLDSYYGEAMSIGERAPIALLDFAASARMAVGEALTNIASAYVQDLKRVKLSANWMSASGHAGEDAGLYAAVKAVGEELCPALGLTIPVGKDSMSMKTRWRQNGEEREMTSPLSLVISAFGRVEDVRRTVTPELSTEDDNALLLIDLGKGQNALGGTALAQVYRQLGDKTADVRNVEQLAGFFNAIQHLISEQKLLAYHDRSDGGLLVTLAEMAFAGHCGLHTDISAFDEDILAALFNEELGAVIQIRETDRVQIENLLADYGLNECVHYLGKAQAGDDFVISSGNMEVYRQKRSTLRLWWAETTWQMQRLRDNPECADQEHQAKQDVADPGLNVELTFNPAEDIAACYIAKQVRPRVAVLREQGVNSHVEMAAAFHRAGFEAVDVHMSDLLAGRITLDQFQTLVACGGFSYGDVLGAGEGWAKSILFNPRVRDDFASFFARPDTLALGVCNGCQMMSNLHELIPGTEHWPRFVRNRSERYEARFSLVEVANSPSLFLKDMAGSRLPIAVAHGEGQVEFRNDLSLMELEKYQQVALRFVDNYGSVTENYPANPNGSVNGITSVTNLDGRVTVMMPHPERVYRTVSNSWHPKEWGEDSPWMRIFRNARKQLG